The window GTGGCATAAGTACGCTGCCTGAATCAATAGGTGATTTGAAGCACCTTCGGTGCCTCCAGCTTCGCAACACAAATATTAGAAGGCTGCCTGAATCAGTGGGTTGCCTTTACAATCTTCAGATATTGGGTCTTAGAAATTGTGATATTCTGGAGTTGCCTTGGAGCACAAGAAATCTCCGAAAACTGCGCCATCTCGATCTGCATCTTGATGAAAATTCAGTGATGGCACAGGCTGCCATGTCCAGAGGGAATAGTCTGAGGTCCATGCCACCAAAAATTGGACTTTTAACTGATCTCCAAACATTATCAAGATTTGTTGTAGGTACACAGCATAGATGTGGGTTAAGAGAGCTGAAGGATTTGAACAATCTACATGGAGAGCTTCAAATTTCAAACCTTCATTTTGTTTCAAAAGCAGCAGAAGCCAAGGAGGCGAATTTAGCTGGAAAGCGATACATTCACAGGTTAGAGCTACGATGGAGCTATGCACTCGGTGTGGATGAGGAGAAAGTTCTGGATAGCCTCCAACCTCACACTAACCTCAAAGAGCTAAGGATAGTAGGCTATGGAGGTGCTTCATTTCCGGATTGGATATGGCATTCTTCCTTCTCCAATCTAGTAATCTTGTCGCTCTCCGACTGTGGTAAATGTGAAAAACTCCCACCGCTTGGACAGTTGCCACTTCTGAAGGAACTCTATGTAAAAGGAATAGATTCAGTGAAGACTGTGGATTGCTCATTTTGTGGTCATGACAGAAGAAATTTCCCATCATTGCAAAAGCTACATTTTGAGAGCATGCACAGCTTGCAGGTTTGGTGTGGATATGATAATTGCCTGCTTCCTTTGCTTCGAGAGCTGGTTTTTAAGAACTGCACTGGTCTTCGACAACTTACTCATAATCTTCCTTCCCTGTCAAAATTGGAGATTGAGGGATCCCCAAAATTAGTTGGCTTGCGAAGCTTCCCATCGCTCCAATCTTTAGAGGTGAAGGCCAGCGGCGACTGGGTTTTCGACTCATGGTCCAGTCTcgcttctctttcctccctgaCCCTCAGCGGGTTGCCAACAATAAGCTTGCCTTCAGAACTCCAGCTTGGCCGTGCTTCTATACGCTGCTTGGAAATCAGTTACTGTGACCACTTGGTATCATTGCCAGACAATTGGCTCCCCACTGACCTTACCTATTTTGCGATCAAACATTGTTCTCAAATCCGTGCACTACCAAGGGGACTGCAGAACCTAAGGAAGCTGGAAGACTTGGAAAATCCAGAACTGTGGGCAGCTAGAGTACCTACCAGATGGGCTCAAGAACCTGACATCACTCATGCGTTTCGAGATTTCAGACTGTCCTCAGCTTTTATGCTTGCCAAATGATGGTCTGCCAACTAAACTTCAGTTCTTGAGCATCAACAACTGTCCGGAGCTCGGGCGACGGTGCAAAGTTGAGGAAGGTGAAGACTGGCCCAAGATTGAGCACATCTTCTCGGTATGGATTGATAAGCAACTAGTGGGTCATCTAGTTCAGCCTCAATACGAAGATCAGAGCACGCGCCCACTGTATGAAGGTACGAGCTCAAATTAGTTGCTCTTCTAGCGCGCTTCTTTTGTTTTGGTATATGCCTCGTAGCCGCTTCGAAAATTAGTTACTCTGTGATTGTATTTCTCTGAGCTATACCATACAACATTTGATCTTCAAGTGTTAAGCTTGAGATTCTAAATTTAGAAGAACAATTacacaaaaaaatttatttctcATATGTTTTATAGTAAGAGTCGAAAGTCTGAAAATTTTGTTGTATCTCCATTGATTCCCCCTTTAGAAATCCATATATGATATCTTCCTTGATAtcgaatttatttctaaatgattcattcaatatatattttttcaattagTTCCAAATCGACGAAACCGCATCATCacccaaaaaaaagggggaaaaaattgATGATATCGCATGGTTTTTTACAGGGCAAAGCTCAGGGCAATAAATCGGAATGATTGCAAAGGTGCCATCACCTCTATCATGGTATGCTATCCTATAAAGGTAACAAATAAGTTATACTTATTGAGGCCAATTAAACAACATATGTTTTACTTTGCTACATTAGATTgacatatttttttcatattggTTTGTTATGAAGGCAGGTATCAAGGCAATGAATTCATTTCATAGTTTGATGTTTCTATCGTGATGTGGAGCAGCAAAGTCTCACGGATGGGTATCATATGATGAGGAGCATAGCTTcagatgctctctctctctctctctctctctctctctctctctctctctctgtgtgtgtgtgtgtgtgtgtgtgtgtgtgtgtgtgtgtttgtgctttATAAGTCAAGATCTTGGAAGTGTCAGGAGCATGGCTTTTGGTGCTTGCAGTATTCCTTGTGAGGACTTTGATGCAGTTACATTCTAAGTTCCATACTCTGTACTTTGATTTGTCATGAACCCACGATCAGTTTCAAAACTTCTTTATGTACTTGTGGTTCAAAACACAGAGTAATTGCCTCAAAAGAGAGAAGGATGAGGTTTTGAGAGAATCCAAAATAGATAAGTCATACCAAATGATAGCCCTAGGTACAACATTTCTAccacatatgacagatggacaGATGGACAGATGGAATTGAACAATACTGCTGTTCATGAACCAAAGCTTCTCCAAAATGTTCAACAACCGTTACTGGAAAGTAAGACTCCCATTTAATCGCTGCAGTACCTTATACTTTTCTGATTCATTCTTAAAGCATTTTTTAAATAGCTTTACATGTTACATTAGCATTGCTCCTTTCTTGAAGCATGTTAGGATTGGTTTGCTTCTGATTCACATCTTACAATACTTTCTATCTTATAAAAGCCTCCTCTGTTACCCGAGGCAGACCTCTGCTACGAACAATAGTCTCCTGGTAAAGCTTCCATTCAGCATTCCAGGTGGGCTGAAATATTGACTGGCTCTTATCTTGTCAATGTTCTCATAAACTCTTGAGACTAGGTCACATgacatcttttcttcttccaataAACTCACCTTATAACTGGTTAAACAATACTCTAAAGCTTTCTTGCAGATCGACACCTAGAACTCCCAGCATCCCATTCTTCTTaacctcttttttctttcttttcttttttttcactgAGAAATTCGTTCTTGTTAACCtcattccaaaaggaacctgCAACTATTCGAAGAACTGCATTTCATGCATGCACATTCAGATGGTATAGGTCCAACCAGTTATACCGAATTAGGACGATTTTTCGGGAAAATGGCCAACCATAATGACCTGGGTGAGCTCTCTCCGAGCCGAGTCCACGACTTGGCAAGCTCGGCATTTAATGCGATTAAGGTGTTGTCAGTTTTTCAGCTCCCAAGGTGCCAGGTCTCCCCACTTCCATGGGTTCGCCCTGTCCTTCTCTCATCGAGCTAACTACTGCTTTGTTGGGGCGGACTGTTCTAAATTTCAAATCTCCTTTCTTGGCCACCTACTCTAATGTTTCTTGCAGacccttaaaaaaaaatatgagacaTCTCAATTTTAGGTCAGACTAATTTTTCTGGCCTCGAACATAaagcaaaataaataatttcgACTCCAACCGAGAAGTGCCAGCCGAAAAGAACCATCAGCATGCATAGACAAAGGCTAACAGCCTTAACAATCGACAACCCTCGCAGTCCGTAATCAATGCAGCCCTACATCAACGTCAGACCTATGTTGCGCTCTTCCCATGCAGACTGACCCCCGCACAGTAGTCGTACCACCGGCTGCTGCCTAGCATCATTTCACATCACGTCTCAATCTCGTCCCAACCGCCCGTGTCGAATGAGTGCCTCAGCTCCGAAAACACTCTTCGGTGTCGTGGTCATGGTCTTGGTGGAAGCAGCAGTAGATCTTCTTATCCCtgttgaatgtcattgccttcaTCCGACAAGGAGAGTGTAGGTAGCCTTGGCCTTCAATTTATATGAGGATCTGGGTTCTCAAAGCAGTAAGAGCGGTGTACCTCTCAAACTTTCTAGGAGGGGGCTCTTGGGTCGTCGCGAGCCCCTCTCACGCCGAGGTGAGATATTTCTCGGCTCTCTTTACTTTTCGTGTCCCCTCTTGCTTCCTTGGGGGGTCTCCTGTTGGCAGACACGCTGCAGGAGGCCATGGCTTTCTCAACATGGGCATACTTGTCAACCTGTGCCAACATTTCAATAAAGTCGTCGGAAAAGTGCCTTtttaggaagaagaggaagctcgACGGCTATAGGCCGCTCTTCATCGCAGACATCATAACCGACTGGTCCATGTTGTGGACCTCCAATGTAGC is drawn from Phoenix dactylifera cultivar Barhee BC4 unplaced genomic scaffold, palm_55x_up_171113_PBpolish2nd_filt_p 000274F, whole genome shotgun sequence and contains these coding sequences:
- the LOC120105383 gene encoding putative disease resistance protein RGA3, whose protein sequence is MIESVDSCAYDLSNLDNLQKHLKEKLAGKRYLLVLDDVWNEDTEEWERLRVPLLYGAKGSKILVTTRSEEAAHIMRTSTTYYLQGLLDDDCWSLFCQYAFARDPNAFSDLDDIGRRIVNKCKGLPLAAIALGHRMRRVADRSKWEAILQDEKWEFSGGSSDISRAVSSSYQQLPAHLKPCFAYCSLIPKGYEFEKEFVVQLWIAQNFIQPSGGERIEDIGSYYFDSLVQKSFFQFSHFDYKSSRPRYKMHNLIHDFAQHVSREECCIAELGKPCNLSAKTRHLSLICDRFLRDNSTQSPLSNQRKNIFKTLYGYSGLYTLLLAGGSTTHEIRVPSNLAKRLERLRTLDLSNCGISTLPESIGDLKHLRCLQLRNTNIRRLPESVGCLYNLQILGLRNCDILELPWSTRNLRKLRHLDLHLDENSVMAQAAMSRGNSLRSMPPKIGLLTDLQTLSRFVVGTQHRCGLRELKDLNNLHGELQISNLHFVSKAAEAKEANLAGKRYIHRLELRWSYALGVDEEKVLDSLQPHTNLKELRIVGYGGASFPDWIWHSSFSNLVILSLSDCGKCEKLPPLGQLPLLKELYVKGIDSVKTVDCSFCGHDRRNFPSLQKLHFESMHSLQVWCGYDNCLLPLLRELVFKNCTGLRQLTHNLPSLSKLEIEGSPKLVGLRSFPSLQSLEVKASGDWTIGSPLTLPILRSNIVLKSVHYQGDCRT